In Myxococcus stipitatus, the following are encoded in one genomic region:
- a CDS encoding LysR family transcriptional regulator has protein sequence MDLNQLALFVAVAEGASFSSAAKKLGMPKSSVSRGISQLESLLGVQLLHRTTRRVALSTAGQALYERVSPMLASLRKSVGDLPELEEEPSGELRLTAVVDWGATLLADVVTRFVARYPAVKVDLHLDNRVVDLVAEGFDAALRLSLSPLRDSSLRARRLGPLSLRLYASPAYLARRGPPRHPRELAAHAWISFRSEMPMWLEGPGEEKSPVPSKGVIRCDDMFFMRETLRLGAGVGFLPTLIAEAEVAEGRLVAVLPKWSMPAGSVWFVSTAGRHMPRKVAAFRDFLMESLKQRPLPP, from the coding sequence ATGGACCTGAACCAACTCGCGCTCTTCGTCGCGGTCGCCGAAGGCGCCAGTTTCTCCAGCGCCGCGAAGAAGCTGGGCATGCCCAAGTCGTCCGTGAGCCGGGGCATCTCCCAGTTGGAGTCCTTGCTGGGCGTTCAGCTCCTCCACCGTACGACGCGGAGGGTGGCGCTGAGCACGGCGGGCCAGGCGCTGTACGAGCGTGTGTCGCCGATGCTCGCATCGCTGCGCAAGTCCGTGGGCGACCTTCCCGAGTTGGAGGAGGAGCCTTCGGGGGAGCTGCGGCTGACGGCGGTGGTGGATTGGGGAGCGACGTTGCTCGCGGATGTCGTCACCCGCTTCGTGGCGCGCTATCCGGCGGTGAAGGTGGACCTGCATCTGGACAACCGCGTGGTTGACCTGGTGGCGGAAGGCTTCGACGCCGCACTTCGGCTCTCGCTCTCTCCGCTGAGGGATTCCTCACTGCGTGCGCGCCGCCTGGGTCCGCTCTCGCTGCGGCTCTACGCCTCGCCCGCGTATCTCGCGCGGCGAGGGCCTCCGCGTCATCCGCGTGAACTCGCGGCGCATGCATGGATTTCCTTCCGCTCGGAGATGCCCATGTGGCTGGAGGGGCCCGGAGAGGAGAAGAGCCCCGTTCCGAGCAAGGGTGTCATCCGCTGCGATGACATGTTCTTCATGCGAGAGACGCTTCGGTTGGGTGCGGGCGTTGGCTTCCTGCCCACGCTGATCGCCGAGGCAGAGGTCGCGGAGGGACGGCTGGTCGCGGTGCTTCCGAAGTGGAGCATGCCCGCCGGGAGCGTGTGGTTCGTCTCCACGGCCGGGCGGCACATGCCACGCAAGGTGGCCGCGTTCCGAGATTTCCTGATGGAGTCGTTGAAGCAAAGACCCCTGCCACCCTGA
- a CDS encoding SDR family oxidoreductase, translated as MSNASPSLLVTGASGHLGRRVVELLLEFHRGPLIVTTREPAKLADLAARGVIVRKADFDDTASLDAAFAGAQRLLLISTDSLDVPGRRITQHQNAVDAARRAGVRHIVYTSLTRPEPDSPVTIAKDHWATEQALEKSGLGFTVLRNNFYADLLLLSLPRAVATGQLVAATGTGSTAYVTREDCARIAAAALLAPFDGKRTLEVTGPSAVSHEELARMVSELSGRPVRYVAVDAASLRAGMVEHGLPAPIAEVIASFDVAVAEGRMAKTSTAFSDLTGGAPSSVASFLARHREALQAATR; from the coding sequence ATGTCCAACGCCTCTCCGTCCCTGCTCGTCACCGGCGCCTCCGGCCACCTCGGCCGCCGTGTCGTGGAGCTTCTGTTGGAGTTCCACCGCGGCCCCCTCATCGTCACCACTCGCGAGCCCGCGAAGCTCGCGGACCTGGCCGCGCGCGGTGTCATCGTGCGCAAGGCCGACTTCGATGACACGGCCTCTCTCGACGCCGCGTTCGCCGGTGCGCAGCGCCTGCTGCTCATCAGCACGGACTCGCTCGACGTTCCCGGGCGCCGCATCACTCAACACCAGAACGCGGTGGACGCGGCCCGCCGCGCGGGAGTCCGTCACATCGTCTACACGTCCCTCACCCGTCCCGAACCCGACTCCCCCGTCACCATCGCCAAGGACCATTGGGCGACCGAGCAGGCCCTCGAGAAGAGCGGCCTGGGCTTCACGGTGCTGCGCAACAACTTCTACGCGGACCTGCTGCTGCTCAGCCTGCCTCGCGCGGTGGCGACGGGACAACTCGTCGCGGCAACTGGGACAGGCTCCACCGCCTACGTCACGCGCGAGGACTGCGCGCGCATCGCCGCGGCGGCGCTCCTCGCGCCCTTCGATGGGAAGCGCACGCTGGAGGTCACCGGCCCCTCGGCGGTGAGTCACGAGGAGCTGGCGCGGATGGTCAGCGAACTGTCCGGCCGTCCCGTGCGGTACGTCGCGGTGGACGCCGCGAGCCTGCGGGCGGGCATGGTGGAGCACGGCCTGCCCGCGCCCATCGCGGAGGTGATTGCATCGTTCGACGTGGCGGTGGCCGAAGGACGCATGGCCAAGACCTCCACCGCGTTCTCGGACCTCACGGGCGGAGCCCCCAGCAGCGTGGCCAGCTTCCTGGCCAGGCACCGGGAGGCCCTCCAGGCGGCGACGCGCTGA
- a CDS encoding DUF3108 domain-containing protein, with product MPTQSNWGFAAVVAGLVWSASALAQQAPVSSAFSPGEQAQYRVKYFGVTAGTAQVTVGAPMKQWGADVWPIVAVARSDALIGVWPIKDKFVSYWQPDTHRVVGSELHADENGKRRRQRIKMLPDGKSAQVVKQREGEAPRESTAELAEGTLDVTGATFALRNQALVVGGEYAYPVFTGSKSFTMRAKVESRETLETELGEQEVFKTRVQAEFGGNLNTKRDMVVYLTADSRHVPVRVEADLVLGTVVAEITDYQPGRAAAVARAEGGGG from the coding sequence ATGCCTACGCAGTCCAATTGGGGGTTCGCGGCGGTGGTTGCGGGCCTGGTCTGGTCCGCATCGGCCCTGGCCCAGCAGGCCCCCGTGAGCTCGGCGTTCAGCCCCGGGGAGCAGGCCCAGTATCGCGTGAAGTACTTCGGCGTCACGGCGGGCACCGCGCAGGTGACGGTGGGTGCCCCCATGAAGCAATGGGGTGCGGATGTGTGGCCCATCGTCGCCGTGGCGCGCTCGGATGCGCTCATCGGCGTGTGGCCCATCAAGGACAAGTTCGTGTCCTACTGGCAGCCGGACACCCACCGCGTGGTGGGCAGTGAGCTGCACGCGGACGAGAACGGCAAGCGCCGCCGCCAGCGCATCAAGATGCTGCCGGATGGCAAGAGCGCCCAGGTCGTGAAGCAGCGCGAGGGCGAGGCTCCGCGCGAGTCCACCGCCGAGCTCGCCGAGGGCACGCTGGACGTGACGGGTGCGACCTTCGCGCTGCGCAACCAGGCACTGGTCGTCGGCGGCGAGTATGCCTATCCCGTGTTCACCGGAAGCAAGAGCTTCACGATGCGCGCGAAGGTGGAGTCGCGCGAGACGCTCGAGACGGAGCTCGGGGAGCAGGAGGTCTTCAAGACCCGGGTGCAGGCGGAGTTCGGCGGCAACCTGAACACGAAGCGGGACATGGTCGTCTACCTCACGGCGGACAGCCGGCATGTGCCGGTGCGCGTGGAGGCGGACCTGGTCCTGGGCACGGTGGTGGCGGAAATCACCGACTATCAACCCGGGCGCGCCGCGGCGGTGGCGCGCGCGGAGGGCGGTGGCGGGTAG
- the uvrC gene encoding excinuclease ABC subunit UvrC: MDVKLQEKLDALPTEPGVYLMKDRRGQIIYVGKAINLRSRVRSYFTRTGDTRVFVSLLDEILGDLETVLVHNEKEALLLENELIKKHRPRFNVLLKDDKQFISLRLDRTHAYPRLEVVRKYERDGARYFGPYSSAGAIRETLRIINRYFRLRTCTDHVLANRSRPCLLFQIGRCPAPCVYPVPEDDYRRSVDEVVMFLEGKATELVDGLRLRMKRASQDLKFEEAARVRDQLQAIERSLERQKVATTDFKDQDVFALHREGDRILFYVLWIRQGRLNGGQAFPFGSQEFPNEELLASFVNLYYDQGSFVPEEVLLPLEPGDGTEGLEGLLSERKGERVRVLVPKRGEKHELVKMAEKNAEQAFLERRRTKDETDQVLSRLQQRLGLRNFPRRMECFDISHFQGSAIVASQVAVTDGDTDKSRYRKYKIKTLEKQDDFASMYEVVTRRLKRGLEEGDLPDLLVIDGGKGQLASAHAAMKDLGVETVDVVGLAKSRDLEVFDRDAESARSPERVFVVGRKDPIVLAQNSAEMFMLTRMRDEAHRFAITFQKQVLRKSRVRSALEDIPGVGEVRRKTLLRHFGSLKRVNEASIEELAEVVGPATAERVHAGLHGHLDEEDEDPIREASLDDAQEPANEKPRGGSPPGAA, from the coding sequence ATGGACGTGAAGCTCCAGGAGAAGCTCGACGCCCTTCCCACCGAGCCCGGCGTGTACCTGATGAAGGACCGCCGGGGGCAGATCATCTACGTGGGCAAGGCCATCAACCTGCGCAGCCGCGTGCGCTCCTACTTCACGCGCACCGGCGACACGCGGGTCTTCGTGTCGCTCCTGGATGAAATCCTGGGCGACCTGGAGACGGTGCTCGTCCACAACGAGAAGGAGGCGCTGCTCCTCGAGAACGAGCTCATCAAGAAGCACCGCCCGCGCTTCAACGTCCTGCTCAAGGACGACAAGCAGTTCATCTCCCTGCGCCTGGACCGCACCCACGCCTATCCTCGGCTGGAGGTCGTGCGCAAATACGAGCGCGATGGCGCGCGCTACTTCGGCCCGTACTCCAGCGCGGGCGCGATTCGCGAGACGCTGCGCATCATCAACCGCTACTTCCGCCTGCGCACGTGCACGGACCATGTCCTGGCCAACCGCAGCCGCCCCTGTCTGTTGTTCCAGATCGGCCGCTGCCCGGCGCCCTGTGTCTACCCGGTGCCCGAGGACGATTACCGCCGCAGCGTGGATGAGGTGGTGATGTTTCTGGAGGGCAAGGCCACCGAGCTGGTGGATGGCCTGCGCCTGCGCATGAAGCGCGCGTCCCAGGACCTCAAGTTCGAGGAGGCCGCGCGGGTGAGAGACCAGCTCCAGGCGATTGAACGCAGCCTGGAGCGGCAGAAGGTGGCCACTACCGACTTCAAGGACCAGGACGTCTTCGCCTTGCACCGCGAGGGCGACCGCATCCTGTTCTACGTGTTGTGGATCCGGCAGGGCCGCCTCAACGGGGGCCAGGCGTTTCCCTTCGGCAGCCAGGAGTTCCCCAACGAGGAGCTGCTCGCCTCGTTCGTGAACCTCTACTACGACCAGGGCAGCTTCGTGCCGGAGGAGGTGCTGCTCCCCCTGGAGCCCGGCGACGGCACGGAGGGCCTGGAGGGACTGCTCTCCGAGCGCAAGGGCGAACGCGTGCGCGTGCTCGTCCCCAAGCGCGGCGAGAAGCACGAGCTGGTGAAGATGGCGGAGAAGAACGCCGAGCAGGCCTTCCTGGAGCGCCGCCGCACCAAGGACGAGACGGACCAGGTGCTCTCGCGGCTTCAGCAGCGGCTGGGCCTGCGCAACTTCCCGCGCCGCATGGAGTGCTTCGACATCTCCCACTTCCAGGGCTCCGCCATCGTCGCCTCCCAGGTGGCCGTCACGGACGGCGACACGGACAAGTCCCGTTACCGGAAGTACAAAATCAAGACGCTGGAGAAACAGGACGACTTCGCCAGCATGTACGAGGTCGTGACGCGCCGCCTCAAGCGCGGGTTGGAGGAGGGCGACCTGCCAGACCTGCTCGTCATCGACGGTGGCAAGGGGCAGCTCGCCAGCGCCCACGCGGCCATGAAGGACCTGGGCGTGGAGACGGTGGACGTGGTGGGCCTGGCCAAGAGCCGGGACCTGGAAGTGTTTGATCGCGACGCGGAGAGCGCTCGCAGTCCGGAACGCGTGTTTGTCGTGGGGCGAAAGGACCCCATCGTCCTGGCGCAGAACTCAGCGGAGATGTTCATGCTGACGCGCATGAGGGACGAGGCGCACCGCTTCGCCATCACTTTTCAGAAGCAGGTCTTGCGCAAGAGTCGGGTACGCTCGGCGCTGGAGGACATTCCAGGGGTGGGGGAGGTGCGGCGCAAGACGCTCCTGCGGCACTTTGGTTCGCTCAAGCGCGTGAACGAAGCCAGCATCGAGGAGCTGGCGGAAGTCGTGGGGCCCGCGACGGCGGAGCGGGTCCATGCGGGGCTTCATGGACACCTGGACGAGGAAGACGAAGACCCCATCCGAGAGGCCTCCCTCGACGACGCGCAAGAACCCGCGAACGAAAAACCGCGGGGAGGGTCGCCGCCGGGAGCGGCGTGA
- a CDS encoding DUF3108 domain-containing protein: protein MSSLRPLLATWLLLCSGGTAWAQLPDTEADKLEADKPPEHAASAPIDEPPLTVEPCAQALPALRMPLTFMPGEVLEFDLDAMGAQAGKMTLRVQKQQNGQIPVLAEAQTNSFFSKVRRVRGSATTWLNPRTLRPRRYVEDATENELRRKVEVAFTHKDRAIKVDYQIGQRTKGQFNYTYDKDGLDVAGSIYLLRQLPLEENMSVCFDVYGVRRLWRMQGQVLKKEQVTTPLGQFNAWHLSGTAVRLDRPKQKREVHVWISDDARRLPLAAVGTLDLGTVRATLTGVSRPGEKRQEAGPGKEEMKW, encoded by the coding sequence ATGAGCTCCCTGCGCCCCCTGCTCGCGACCTGGTTGCTGCTGTGCTCCGGCGGTACCGCCTGGGCCCAGCTCCCCGACACGGAGGCGGACAAGCTCGAAGCCGACAAGCCTCCTGAGCACGCGGCGAGCGCCCCCATCGACGAGCCGCCCCTCACCGTCGAACCCTGCGCCCAGGCCCTGCCCGCGCTGCGCATGCCGCTGACGTTCATGCCCGGCGAGGTGCTCGAGTTCGACCTGGATGCCATGGGCGCGCAGGCCGGCAAGATGACCCTGCGCGTCCAGAAGCAGCAGAACGGACAAATCCCCGTGCTCGCGGAGGCGCAGACCAACTCCTTCTTCTCCAAGGTCCGCCGGGTCCGAGGCAGCGCCACCACCTGGCTCAACCCGCGCACGCTGCGCCCTCGGCGCTACGTGGAGGACGCGACGGAGAATGAGCTGCGCCGCAAGGTGGAGGTCGCCTTCACGCACAAGGACCGCGCCATCAAGGTGGACTACCAGATTGGTCAGCGCACCAAGGGCCAGTTCAACTACACGTACGACAAGGACGGGCTCGACGTCGCGGGCTCCATCTACCTGCTGCGCCAGCTCCCGCTCGAGGAGAACATGAGCGTCTGCTTCGACGTCTACGGCGTGCGCAGGCTGTGGCGCATGCAGGGACAGGTCCTCAAGAAGGAGCAGGTGACCACCCCGCTGGGTCAGTTCAACGCGTGGCACCTGTCGGGGACCGCCGTGCGCCTGGACCGCCCCAAGCAGAAGCGCGAGGTCCACGTGTGGATATCCGATGATGCCCGGCGGTTGCCCCTGGCCGCCGTCGGCACGCTGGACCTGGGCACCGTGCGCGCCACCCTCACCGGCGTGAGCCGGCCCGGCGAGAAGCGACAGGAGGCCGGCCCCGGCAAGGAAGAGATGAAGTGGTGA
- a CDS encoding DUF4091 domain-containing protein, with protein sequence MGVEWAWVVVAAMAATPEAMVVSPLVKVRPGVSPQGTRQARVSMARGECEGVQVVLPRSVRQLTVPPLFLSGPGVPLRASIWREGFLNVAVPSNSQGAKGAWPDPLLPVTAPMGPPGLPTVLYVEFCAPESQEPGTYQGRLRARLNAKEQVSVPFTVEVQPFVLPSTASLPTSFGISGLSVARGHGLKTSSPEARALLREYARVLLEHRVSAHGMSMEPPPVRFEDGRAVIDWREYDAEMGPFLDGSLLPSGARFTTTDLRDNKKASTEEEKVAYYRAFAEHFRQKGWRADLFFYAKDEPKPQDVPLVLAQARRIHEAGGSRVLITTPLEGKLPNVADILAPTLNCFFPRPGPATCRSVQTVAETRKRLRPGTQVWWYQSCNSHGCNGGSSLEAAQERAYSGWASYMVDHSAMLNRAMGPLAFVNGVDGELYFDTVFAYNTKKDPWNDLFEFGGNGDGTLFYPGTPTRLGDSRHQPVASLRLKHLRDGLEDFEYLRLLSQLGDEKFARDAARQLVRSGWDISQDAREWAQVRQVVTARLRQRWSTSEFAKRPGRHKPESTP encoded by the coding sequence ATGGGCGTGGAATGGGCGTGGGTGGTGGTGGCGGCGATGGCCGCCACTCCGGAAGCCATGGTGGTGTCCCCGCTGGTCAAGGTGAGGCCGGGAGTCTCGCCTCAAGGGACTCGCCAGGCCCGGGTGAGCATGGCTCGCGGTGAGTGCGAGGGAGTGCAGGTGGTGCTCCCCCGTTCGGTGCGCCAGTTGACGGTGCCGCCGTTGTTCCTGTCGGGCCCCGGAGTCCCACTGCGCGCGTCCATCTGGCGCGAGGGCTTCCTGAACGTCGCCGTGCCCTCCAACTCGCAGGGCGCCAAGGGCGCGTGGCCCGACCCGCTCCTCCCCGTGACGGCCCCCATGGGCCCCCCAGGGCTGCCCACCGTCCTCTACGTGGAGTTCTGCGCCCCCGAGAGCCAGGAGCCTGGGACGTACCAGGGCAGGCTGCGCGCGCGCCTCAACGCGAAGGAGCAGGTGTCGGTGCCCTTCACGGTGGAGGTGCAGCCCTTCGTGCTGCCATCGACGGCGTCGTTGCCGACCAGCTTCGGCATCTCTGGACTGAGTGTTGCCCGAGGCCACGGCCTGAAGACGAGTTCGCCCGAGGCGCGCGCCCTGCTGCGCGAGTATGCCCGCGTGCTCCTGGAACACCGCGTGAGCGCGCACGGCATGAGCATGGAGCCCCCTCCGGTGCGCTTCGAGGACGGCCGGGCCGTCATCGACTGGCGGGAGTACGACGCGGAGATGGGGCCGTTCCTCGACGGGAGCCTGCTGCCCTCGGGCGCCCGCTTCACCACGACGGACCTGCGCGACAACAAGAAGGCCAGCACCGAGGAAGAGAAGGTCGCGTACTACCGAGCCTTCGCGGAGCACTTCCGGCAGAAGGGCTGGCGCGCGGACCTCTTCTTCTACGCCAAGGACGAGCCCAAGCCCCAGGACGTGCCGCTGGTGTTGGCGCAGGCGCGTCGCATCCACGAAGCCGGAGGCAGCCGGGTCCTCATCACCACCCCGCTGGAGGGGAAGCTCCCCAACGTCGCGGACATCCTCGCGCCCACGCTCAACTGCTTCTTCCCCCGCCCCGGCCCCGCCACCTGCCGCTCCGTGCAAACCGTCGCCGAGACGCGCAAGCGGCTGCGACCTGGAACACAGGTGTGGTGGTATCAGAGTTGCAATTCTCACGGATGCAACGGGGGCTCATCGCTCGAGGCCGCACAGGAGCGGGCCTACAGCGGCTGGGCCTCGTACATGGTGGACCACTCGGCCATGCTCAACCGAGCCATGGGCCCGCTGGCGTTCGTCAACGGCGTGGACGGTGAGCTCTATTTCGACACCGTCTTCGCCTACAACACGAAGAAGGACCCCTGGAACGACCTCTTCGAGTTCGGCGGCAACGGGGACGGGACGCTCTTCTACCCGGGTACGCCCACTCGCCTGGGAGATTCTCGACACCAGCCAGTCGCGTCCTTGCGGCTCAAGCACCTGCGAGACGGCCTGGAGGACTTCGAGTACCTGCGGCTGCTCAGTCAGCTGGGCGATGAGAAGTTCGCTCGAGACGCGGCGCGCCAGCTGGTCCGCTCCGGTTGGGACATCAGCCAGGATGCGCGAGAATGGGCCCAGGTCCGCCAGGTCGTGACGGCGAGGCTCCGGCAGCGATGGTCCACCTCCGAATTTGCGAAGCGCCCGGGCCGTCACAAGCCCGAGAGCACCCCGTAG
- the uvrB gene encoding excinuclease ABC subunit UvrB yields MPEFQIVSEHQPGGDQPRAIGELTEGVLRGDRYQTLLGVTGSGKTFTMANIIANVQRPTLVIAHNKTLAAQLYGEFKALFPNNAVEYFVSYYDYYQPEAYVPSTDTFIEKDSSINDNIERMRHSATHSLRTRDDVVIVASVSCIYGLGAARSYVDLAVRVDTGGEMGRDAFMRRLVEGQYERNDMDFHRGTFRARGDTVEVFPAYEEERAVRVSFFGDEVERITEFDPLRGVTLGTLEKIVIFPASHYVAGEDVRKRALQTIRDELTDQLQTFKRDNKLVEAQRLEQRTLFDLEMIEQVGYCNGIENYSRHFSGRGVGEPPPCLIDYFPRNLLVLIDESHQTVPQIGAMYRGDRARKETLVNFGFRMPSALDNRPLKFGEFEELVPQAVFVSATPSEYELQKSQGVVVEQIIRPTGLTDPEVETRPVGNQVDDLLEEVRLRVSRNERVLVTTLTKRMAEDLTEYYADVGVRVRYLHSDIDAIERTAIIRDLRKGEFDVLVGINLLREGLDIPEVSLVAILDADKEGFLRSHVSLIQTIGRAARNLNGRVIMYADSVTDSMKKALEETTRRREIQRKFNLDHGITPRSVKSNITDLSEHLYDAEGGGTLPMAAEGEDDLLEAKEIKRLIEEFTQDMLRAAESMEFEKAAEYRDRVQLLKDMDLGLKPASRSLLKAPAKAKEDDAPKRGRGKGRGARPRGRR; encoded by the coding sequence ATGCCTGAGTTCCAGATCGTCAGCGAACACCAGCCCGGGGGCGACCAGCCGCGGGCCATTGGAGAGCTCACGGAGGGCGTGCTTCGGGGCGACCGCTACCAGACCCTCTTGGGTGTCACGGGGTCGGGCAAGACGTTCACCATGGCGAACATCATCGCCAACGTGCAGCGGCCCACGTTGGTCATCGCCCACAACAAGACGCTGGCCGCGCAGCTCTACGGCGAATTCAAGGCGCTCTTCCCGAACAACGCCGTCGAGTACTTCGTCTCGTACTACGACTACTACCAGCCCGAGGCCTACGTTCCGTCGACGGACACCTTCATCGAGAAGGACTCGTCCATCAACGACAACATCGAACGGATGCGCCACTCGGCCACCCACTCGCTGCGCACGCGCGACGACGTGGTGATTGTGGCCAGCGTGTCGTGCATCTACGGCCTGGGCGCGGCGCGCAGCTACGTGGACCTGGCGGTGCGCGTGGACACCGGCGGCGAGATGGGGCGCGATGCCTTCATGCGCCGGTTGGTGGAAGGCCAGTACGAGCGCAACGACATGGACTTCCACCGAGGCACCTTCCGCGCGCGCGGAGACACGGTGGAGGTGTTCCCCGCCTACGAGGAAGAGCGCGCCGTGCGCGTGAGCTTCTTCGGCGACGAGGTGGAGCGCATCACCGAGTTCGACCCGCTGCGCGGGGTGACGCTGGGCACGTTGGAGAAGATCGTCATCTTCCCCGCCAGCCACTACGTCGCGGGCGAGGACGTGCGCAAGCGCGCGCTCCAGACCATCCGCGACGAGCTGACCGACCAGCTCCAGACCTTCAAGCGCGACAACAAGCTGGTGGAGGCGCAGCGGTTGGAGCAGCGCACGCTGTTCGACCTGGAGATGATCGAACAGGTCGGCTACTGCAACGGCATCGAGAACTACTCGCGGCACTTCTCGGGCCGAGGCGTGGGCGAGCCGCCCCCGTGCCTCATCGACTACTTCCCGCGCAACCTCCTGGTCCTCATCGACGAGAGCCACCAGACGGTTCCTCAGATTGGCGCGATGTACCGGGGAGACCGCGCGCGCAAGGAGACGCTGGTCAACTTCGGCTTCCGCATGCCCAGCGCGCTGGACAACCGCCCGCTGAAGTTCGGTGAGTTCGAGGAGCTGGTGCCGCAGGCCGTCTTCGTCTCGGCCACGCCGTCCGAGTACGAGTTGCAGAAGTCCCAGGGCGTGGTGGTGGAGCAGATCATCCGCCCCACGGGCCTGACGGACCCGGAGGTGGAGACGCGTCCAGTCGGCAACCAGGTGGACGACCTGCTCGAGGAGGTCCGTCTGCGCGTCAGCCGCAACGAGCGCGTCCTGGTGACGACGCTCACCAAGCGCATGGCGGAGGACCTCACCGAGTACTACGCCGACGTGGGCGTGCGCGTGCGCTACCTGCACTCGGACATCGACGCCATCGAGCGCACCGCCATCATCCGCGACTTGCGCAAGGGTGAGTTCGACGTGCTCGTGGGCATCAACCTCCTGCGCGAGGGTCTGGACATCCCCGAGGTGTCCCTGGTGGCCATCCTCGACGCGGACAAGGAAGGCTTCCTGCGCAGCCACGTGTCGCTCATCCAGACCATCGGCCGCGCCGCGCGCAACCTGAATGGCCGCGTCATCATGTACGCGGACTCCGTCACCGACTCGATGAAGAAGGCGCTCGAGGAGACGACGCGCCGCCGTGAAATCCAGCGCAAGTTCAACCTGGACCACGGCATCACCCCGCGCTCGGTCAAGAGCAACATCACCGACCTCTCCGAGCATCTCTACGACGCGGAGGGCGGCGGCACGCTGCCCATGGCGGCCGAGGGTGAGGACGACCTGCTCGAGGCCAAGGAGATCAAACGGCTCATCGAGGAGTTCACCCAGGACATGCTCCGCGCCGCGGAGTCGATGGAGTTCGAGAAGGCCGCCGAGTACCGCGACCGCGTGCAGTTGCTCAAGGACATGGACCTGGGGCTGAAGCCCGCCTCGCGCTCACTGCTCAAGGCCCCCGCCAAGGCCAAGGAGGATGACGCTCCCAAGCGAGGACGGGGCAAGGGCCGCGGGGCGCGGCCCCGGGGACGGCGCTAG
- a CDS encoding DUF507 family protein: MRLYPKVIPIISREAIQQLMQDGDIEVEPMRVADAEMDLSAIMREYLANEERVNQATREALERRGYDYSKFNQVKREMADVRGFKMGDEGVEYVINQMIEFLLISRNVEEVFSPDNFLRQKIFAVMKRHLDVDEEIDKEARSRLKHLQEGTSAFDIEYNKTVEQIRRARGLI, translated from the coding sequence ATGAGGCTGTATCCGAAGGTGATCCCGATCATCTCGCGAGAGGCGATTCAGCAGCTCATGCAGGATGGGGACATCGAGGTGGAGCCGATGCGTGTGGCGGACGCCGAGATGGACCTCTCCGCCATCATGCGTGAGTACCTCGCGAACGAAGAACGTGTGAACCAGGCGACGCGCGAGGCACTGGAGCGTCGTGGGTATGACTACTCCAAGTTCAACCAGGTGAAGCGCGAGATGGCGGACGTCCGCGGCTTCAAGATGGGCGACGAGGGAGTCGAATACGTCATCAACCAGATGATCGAATTCCTCCTCATCAGCCGGAACGTCGAGGAGGTCTTCTCGCCGGACAACTTCCTGCGACAGAAGATTTTCGCGGTGATGAAGCGGCACCTGGACGTGGATGAGGAAATCGACAAGGAGGCCCGCTCCCGCCTGAAGCACCTGCAGGAGGGCACCAGCGCCTTCGACATCGAGTACAACAAGACGGTGGAGCAGATCCGCCGGGCTCGCGGTCTCATCTAG